CGTGGATTCTTCGAGGTCGTTTTCTGTTCGATGGAAATGGCGGGCGACAGGCCGTCGATCTGATCGACATCCGGCTTCTGCATCATTTCCAGGAACTGGCGCGCATAGGCCGAGAGGCTCTCGACATAGCGGCGCTGGCCTTCGGCGTAGATCGTGTCGAAGGCGAGCGAGGACTTTCCGGAGCCGGACACGCCGGTCAGGACGATCAATGTGTCGCGCGGCAGATCCACGTCGACGTTTTTGAGATTGTGTTCGCGTGCACCGCGAATGGAGAGGAATTTGCTGGTCATCGGCTTCCGCACGCCGGGGGCCCGTCCGACGGTGATCAGTGTGAGATTAAGTCTATTCCGACGTCACGCACCTTGCGCCCGTGAGTCGCAGATGCCCAGAACATAACGAGAACAGGAAAATATGTCCACTGGTCGAGGCCGTTACTGTGGACAGTAGCGAGGACGTAAGAAGAGCAGCGGCGTTCCGCCAGCCCCTGCGGCGTATTTTGCCAGGTCTTGGCCGGAGACCGGACGCATGTGTCCCTTAGGATTTTTTCTGGACGAGGAACTGGTACATGCCGCGGAAGAAGGCGGGATGCCGGGTCTCGAAGTCATGCCAGTCGTCTAAGCCGGCGCTCGCGGAAGGCGCGGCATAATTGCTTCGCTTTTGCTGAGACTTCAGCAGGAAACCGAGGAACTCGAGTCCTTCCTCGTCGAGAAACCTTTTGATGCGGGGGATCGTGAAGCGCTCTTCCTGAACATGGAACAGCAGATCGCGACATGTGCTGGTTCCAAAGAAATCGCGGCTGTCGGTGACGGTTTTGGCCGGGTCGGAGTCATCGAGTGCCATGATGTCCTGCCGGGCACGGCGGATGTCATCGGCGCTGCCGCCATATCCGCGCCGGGCAATGACCTCCCGTGCTGCGACGATGTCGGCGCGGGCAACCTCGCTGTAAAGCGCAATGTCCATTACCCCGTTCGGCCGCAGCAGGGAAAGCAGGGTACGCCACCCCTTCAGCGGGTCTTGCATGTGGTGCAGCACGCCGCTGCAGACGATCATGTCGAACGAGCGCCCGAGCGATCCCAATTCCAAAATGTCTGCCTGTCCGTATTCGATATTGCGAATGCCCGCCGCCTCGGTCCGGTATTTGGCGTAGCAAAGACTGGTCAGGCTTAGATCGACAGCCGTTATGCGCAACTCCGGCATTGCGCGCGCCCGCTCGATGACTTGCTGACCGGTTCCGCAGCCCGCGATCAGGATATCGGTGGCGTCCGCTCCAAGCGGACGATAGGGCGCGCCCGGAAGCCGGGTGTGAACGTGCTGGTCGATGCTCCGGTGCTCACCATCCGATGCAGTTTTGATCCAGCGCGGATACGGGTTTTCCTCGTACTGTTCGCGGACGAGAGCGGATATCTCGTTGCCGATCGGCGTAAGTTGAGGAATGCCGCCGCGCATCGCGCGCTCGGCGAGCGGTTCCAATACCTGCCGTGTAAAAAGCTCCCGGAGCGGCGCAGGCCATTCCCGATCCTGAAGCGCGTCGCGGGATGCCAGCGTATGAAGGGGCTGATAGGCGGCGAATGCTGCAAGCGCGTGTGGGTCGGGGCTTTTGGCCGCGTTAAGCGTGTCGCCCAGCCCGTGCACTTTCTCCTGCTCGTCCGCAGACAATGCAAAAACGTAATCATTGATGAAACACTGCTGCGCGAGTGCGCAGAAAAATGCCAGGCTGTCCTCGTTTTCCGGTAAATCGCCGTTGCCGGCGATCGCATCAAGCAAAGCGGAGCGCGTTAGCGTAAGCAGCCTTTCAAGGCCGATATCGGCAAATTGCGTGCTTTCGAGCAGGGCCCGCAGCAGGGGATCGCGGGCGATGCTGCTCAGCCCTTCCTGCCCATACAGCTCCGCAAGCGTTTGGCGCTGCGGCCATGTGTGAACAGCGCGCGCAAGCGCGGCGGAGATGTATGGATCGGTTTTAAGAAGAGAAAGCGAAACCGCCGCGAGATCGCCCGGCCTTTTCCAGGCTTCCAAAACGGCGCGCGTGAGAAACATCCGGAAATCGCCGTCAGCCGGAATCGATATTGCGTTCTGCAGACAACCGACAAAAAGCGATCTGAGCTTCGTTGTTTCCTTGATTTTCAGTCCGCGGATGACGGCCAGCACCGCAAGCGTCAGATTGTTGCCACGGATATAGATCGTGGCGAGGTTTGCATAAGTGATCGCATCTGGCTTCAGCGCCAGCGCGCGCTCGTAGTGCTTTTCTGCTTCGAGGAGCTGCCCCGTCACGGCAAGTGCGTCGGCGAGGGTGCGGTGTGCCTCGGCGTGATCGGCGACCAGAGCCAGGGTTTGCCGCGACAGGCTGATCGCATCCTGCGGATGGCCGATCCTGAGGGCGATCGATCCGAGGTGATAGAGGCTGTCGGCGTGGCGAGGGTCGAGTGCAAGAACCTGCTTGAATAAAGCGAGAGCTTCCGGCAACCGGTTCGCGCGAAGATGCGCCAGCGCGCTGTCGAAAACCGGCCGCGATGACCCGGCCTGGCCCCGCTGCGTTGCGCCGCGTTGTTTGCGTCCCATGTGAGAATCGTTCCGCCTCTCTGGGAAGCGTGGCGGCAGAAGGTCAGTCGCGGCAAATGAAATCATGCGGGGGCCGTTGCCGGCGGCATTCGGGCGTGCTAGAACAAATAGAGAACACAATGCGGGTGCGCTCGCGCACGCCGATCGGCTCTGCATTGTGGAAAAGGCGATGGCGGGTCGCGTCGTCCGCCTCCCGGGCCTAGGGTGCGGGTAATTCGAAATACGAACAGCTACAGGAGCGGGTCATGGCGGGCAGCGTCAACAAGGTCATTCTGATCGGAAATCTGGGCGCGGACCCGGAAATCCGCCGCACCCAGGACGGCAAGCCGATCGCAAATCTCCGAATCGCCACCTCCGACACCTGGCGCGACAAAGCGACGGGCGAGCGCAAGGAAAAGACCGAGTGGCATCGCGTCGTCATCTTCAACGAGGGGCTCTGCAAGGTCGCCGAGCAATATCTGAAGAAGGGCGCCAAGGTTTATATCGAAGGCGCGCTGCAGACCCGCAAATGGACCGACAATGCCGGCATCGAGAAGTATTCGACCGAGATCGTCCTGCAGGGCTTCAACTCCGTTCTGACCATGCTCGATGGCCGCAGCGGCGGCGGTGGCGGCGCAAGTGACGATTTCGGCGGCAGCGACAGCTTCGGCCAGTCGGGCTCCAGCTCGCGCCGTCAGCCGGCAATGGCGGGCGGCGGCGGTTCCATGCGCGATGTGATGGACGACGAAATCCCCTTCTAACCTTCTCCGGAAGGTCATCGATCAAAAATGAAACGCGGCCTTCACGGCCGCGTTTTCTTTTAAGCAAAGCGATCCATCTGCGGCGTGTGCCCATTACTGGAACCGTCGCACTGCGGGAATCGTCAGTACAAACGGAACTCCCTTCCTCCCTGAGGGATTGTCCTTAAGAGCGCGGTGACCGAGGCATCCTTCCCACCGCGACGCAACAATGGGAGAGACGCACAATGAAAAAGTATCTTCTTCTGCCGATCGCGGCGGCATTCATGGTATCGCCCGCCCTTGCTCAGAACACGAATTCCGGCAATCTCGAGTCCCAGGAAAAAGTTCTGAAGGGAGCCGAAGAGTCTGCGAAGCCGGGTCCCGCCGGTTCGGGCAAGCCGATGCAGAGCGACCGCTCCTCGGCCGGTGAATCGAATTCCGGCAATCTGAAGAGCCAGGACGATGTTCTGAAGAGCGCTGAAGACTCGGCCAAACCGAAGCCGATCACGGGCTCTGGGTCGTCCGTCACGCCGAGCGGCGGCGACACCAATTCGAGCAACCTCAACAAGTAACCGCGCGTCTTGTTGCGTTACAGCCGGCCGTCTCCCGTCGAGGCGGCCGGCTTTTTTAAGCCTTCATCGCAGCGAAAGCCGACTCCAGATCGGCAATAAGATCGGCGATCTCTTCGAGGCCGATATGCAGGCGCAGCATCTGCCCGGCGGGCTTGTGCGCGATTGTCCGTGCCTTGAGATCGAACGGTACGATCAGGCTTTCATAGCCGCCCCAGGAATAGCCCATTCCGAACAACTCAAGAGCATCGAGGAATGTACGGACGCTCTTATCCGCTGCAGGTTTGAGCTCGATGGCGAAGAGGCCGCTTGCGCCTGAAAAGTCGCGCTTCCACAGAGCATGTCCCGGATCGCTGTCGAGGCCGGGATGCAGAACGCGCGCGACTTCCGGACGCCCTTCGAGCCAGCGCGCCACGGTGATCGCCGAGATCTGATGATGTTTGAGACGCACGCCCATGGTGCGAAGGCCGCGCAGCGCAAGGAAAATATCGTCCGGGCCGACCGACAGGCCGAGCGCGCCATGCGTTGCGTGCAGACGCGGCCAGGCTTTCTGGTTGGCTGAGATCGAGCCGATCAGAACATCGGCGTGGCCGGAAATGTATTTCGTGCCGGCCTGGATCGACAGATCGGCGCCGAAATCGAGTGGCTTGAAGAAATACGGCGTTGCCCAGGTGTTGTCGCAGAGAACGAGTGCGCCGCGCTTGTGCGCGGCTTCGGCAATGGCCGGAAGATCCTGAACTTCGAAGATGAGCGAGCCCGGGCTTTCGGTGAAGACAGCTTTGGTATTGGGTTTGAAGAGGCCGGCAATATCGGCGCCGAGCAGAGGATCGTAATAGCTCGTCTCCACGCCCATCCGCTTCAGCACCGTGTCGCAGAAATGCCGGTTCGGATGGTAGACGCTGTCGGCGACAAGGATGTGGTCGCCCGCATCGCACACCGACAGAAGCGCGGTCGTCACGGCGGAGAGCCCCGAGGGCGCGAGCACCGTGCCGGCGGCGTTTTCAAGCTCGCTCAGCGCACAGGTCAGCGCCTCAATGGTCGGCGAATTGCGCCGTCCGTAGGAATAGCGGATGCGGTTGGCGAAGAGATCGTCGGCGCTGGCATAGAGCACCGTCGAGCCATGATAGACCGGCGTGTTGACGAAGCCGTGCTGGGCCGATGGATCGCGCCCGGCCGAGACGAGTTCGGTATCGGGGCCTTTTTTGCTTTTGCCGGTACGGGACATGGATGCTCGCTGGAATGGGGGCGCATTTCGCGGTTTTTGGGCGCCCGGCGCAAGAGTGGCATTTGACGCGTGGAACGGGGAGGCCCCGGCGGCGTTTGCTTGTGCATTCCCGGACGGTGGAAGCCACATGAAGAGCCCCAAAAAGCCCGCCGCACGGCGGCCGACGCGCATTGTAAAGGTCGCCCCG
Above is a window of Terrihabitans soli DNA encoding:
- a CDS encoding single-stranded DNA-binding protein codes for the protein MAGSVNKVILIGNLGADPEIRRTQDGKPIANLRIATSDTWRDKATGERKEKTEWHRVVIFNEGLCKVAEQYLKKGAKVYIEGALQTRKWTDNAGIEKYSTEIVLQGFNSVLTMLDGRSGGGGGASDDFGGSDSFGQSGSSSRRQPAMAGGGGSMRDVMDDEIPF
- the metC gene encoding cystathionine beta-lyase translates to MSRTGKSKKGPDTELVSAGRDPSAQHGFVNTPVYHGSTVLYASADDLFANRIRYSYGRRNSPTIEALTCALSELENAAGTVLAPSGLSAVTTALLSVCDAGDHILVADSVYHPNRHFCDTVLKRMGVETSYYDPLLGADIAGLFKPNTKAVFTESPGSLIFEVQDLPAIAEAAHKRGALVLCDNTWATPYFFKPLDFGADLSIQAGTKYISGHADVLIGSISANQKAWPRLHATHGALGLSVGPDDIFLALRGLRTMGVRLKHHQISAITVARWLEGRPEVARVLHPGLDSDPGHALWKRDFSGASGLFAIELKPAADKSVRTFLDALELFGMGYSWGGYESLIVPFDLKARTIAHKPAGQMLRLHIGLEEIADLIADLESAFAAMKA
- a CDS encoding class I SAM-dependent methyltransferase produces the protein MGRKQRGATQRGQAGSSRPVFDSALAHLRANRLPEALALFKQVLALDPRHADSLYHLGSIALRIGHPQDAISLSRQTLALVADHAEAHRTLADALAVTGQLLEAEKHYERALALKPDAITYANLATIYIRGNNLTLAVLAVIRGLKIKETTKLRSLFVGCLQNAISIPADGDFRMFLTRAVLEAWKRPGDLAAVSLSLLKTDPYISAALARAVHTWPQRQTLAELYGQEGLSSIARDPLLRALLESTQFADIGLERLLTLTRSALLDAIAGNGDLPENEDSLAFFCALAQQCFINDYVFALSADEQEKVHGLGDTLNAAKSPDPHALAAFAAYQPLHTLASRDALQDREWPAPLRELFTRQVLEPLAERAMRGGIPQLTPIGNEISALVREQYEENPYPRWIKTASDGEHRSIDQHVHTRLPGAPYRPLGADATDILIAGCGTGQQVIERARAMPELRITAVDLSLTSLCYAKYRTEAAGIRNIEYGQADILELGSLGRSFDMIVCSGVLHHMQDPLKGWRTLLSLLRPNGVMDIALYSEVARADIVAAREVIARRGYGGSADDIRRARQDIMALDDSDPAKTVTDSRDFFGTSTCRDLLFHVQEERFTIPRIKRFLDEEGLEFLGFLLKSQQKRSNYAAPSASAGLDDWHDFETRHPAFFRGMYQFLVQKKS